ATTTAAAAACAGGAAGTTTTACTATCCGATACTTTTAAACCATTTTTGAAAAAGATTTCCAACTAAAGGGATTGGTCTCATTTGCCCTTGAATAGCGCTAAAAATACCATAAGTCCATAAAATAGAAATACAAATCCACATTGGAAAAGTAATCATAAAGCTGTCAAAGTTGCTTATAATAGCTCCAAAAGAAATAAAAGTAAGTGACAATCCTAAAGCCTGACGAATATGAAAAGAAGCAAAACTATTTTTGTTTTCAGAGTTCATAGACATCGCGATCAAAACACCAATAATCAAAATATAACTGGTAATTGCGATTGATTTTCCCTCTTCTATTGAATTATTCATTTTAATTATTTAGATATAACAAGTTGATTTTGGTTTAAAATTCCGTATACAGAACCTTTTATTTCGGTTCCTAAAAAGGCAGAATTTTTAGATTTTGAAAGGATATTTTCTTTTGTAAAAGTTGATTTTCCTTCCGGAGTAAAGAAAGTAAAGTTAGCTTTAGAACCTTCGGCAATTGAGTTGTTTTCGATTCCAAAAACTGCTTTTCCTAAAGTTAGCTTTTCGATTATAGTTTCAAGAGGTAAAACAGTAAGTAAAGCTCCAAAAGCACTTTCAAGCCCAATAGTTCCGTTTTTAGCGGTATCAAATTCCATTTTTTTGAATTCAATATCAATCGGGTTATGATCAGAAGTAATCATGTCAATTGTTCCGTCTGTAACTGCTTTTAATAAAGCTTGTCTGTCGCTTTCGGTTCTTAGCGGAGGCGTAACCTTGAAACGAGTGTCAAAACCTTCTAATTTTTCATCGGTTAAAACCAAATGATGAACAGATACACTTGTTGTTACATTTAATCCTTTTGCTTTAGCTTCTTTAATTAATTCAACTGATTTTGCTGTTGATATTGTCGGAATGTGAAGTTTTCCTCCAGTATATTCTAATAGAAATAAGTTTCTCGCTACTTGTAATTCTTCTGCTAAAGTTGGGATTCCTTTAAGACCTAGTTTGGTAGAAACGATTCCTTCGTTAGCAACACCATTTCCTTTTAGATTCGCATCTTGCGCATATGTAATTACTAAACCATCAAAATCCTGAACATATTGTAAAGCGATTTTTAAAAGATTAGCGTTGTCAATACTTTTATTATAATCTCCAAAAGCAATCGCTCCGGCTTTTTTCATATCAAATAATTCCGCCATGTCTTTTCCTTCGCTGGCTTTTGTTAAAGCTCCAATTGGGAAAAGTTCTGTAGCAAAACCATTCGCTTTATTTTTTACAAAATTTACCTGCGATTGATTGTCGATAATAGGGAAGGAGTTGGGTTGTAGAGCAATTGCAGTAAAACCACTTTTTGCCGCAACATTTAATCCGTTTGCGATTGTTTCTCTGTCCTCATAACCTGGTTCTCCAAGAGAAACACTGCTGTCGAACCAACCTTGCGAAAGATGTAAATTGTCAAATTTCACCTCAGTTGCTTCTTTGTTTTCAGGAAGTGAAGTTCCTATTTTTTCTATTAAACCATCTGCAATTAAAAGATCAACAGTCTGGTTATGAAACGGACTTTTTGAATCGATAATTTTGGCGCTTCTGATGATTATTTTCATATGTAGATAAATTTATTTTGTACTGAAATCGTAAAATGATTTTTGTAAAAAGTAAAATGGTTAAAAGTAAACTCGAAAATTACTTTACAAATTTGATGATCGCCATTTCTAATGCTAAAAATAACAGTGCAAAGATAATAAACCATTTCCAAATTTGGCTGTCTGTTCGCTCAGTTTGTAGTGTATTAAAAATGGTCGAAATAGTATCAGCGGTTTTAAAATCTGAAACTACATTTGTATTGATCTGACTTAAATCACTTTCGCTTCTTTTGTAGTTGAAACTCAGGTTTTCAACCCATTCTTTTTTATCAAAAATACTATAATTTCCAGCTGTTTCAGGGAAATCATTGAACGTTAATTTCACTTTATTATTCAATATTTGCTGAATCGGAATAAAAGAATCTTCGTTTCCTTTTACTTCCAGAATAGCATCTTTTGTCAATAAAACATCTACAAAATAAGGCTGATTGTTACCAATTGTCAATGCATTTACACCAGTTTTTTGGTTGTTTTGTCCCATTTTATAAAACAAAGGAACTATTAAAGGTGATTGCTGAAAATTTGAATTCGTAGTATTTATTGGTGCCGAAAAAACGGTAATTCCAGAAACCGGATTTTGAATCGCAGTTACAAATACACTTTGATCTTCATAAGATAAAACAGCCGGATATGGGCTTGAAATGACAAATGAGTTTGATGTTTTTGGATATTGAAAATTGGTGATTTTATTCTCAAAAACACCTGAAAACAATGGATGATCGAAGTTTATTTTGGTAATTAATTTGCTTTTATTTTCGAGAGATCCAAATTGAAATTTTCCAAAATTGCCTAAAAAAGAATTCAAATTTGAAATTGAACTTTTCTCAGATGGAATTACAACCAGATTTCCGCCTTTGTTTACAAATGCTTTTAAAGTAGTTTGTAATGCTTGAGGAATTTCGACCAATTCATTTAGGATAATCGTATTTTGTTTGTCCAGACTATTATAATCTAAATTACTTATTGAATAATTATTGTAATTAAACTCTGCAGAAGTATAAATTCGGGATAAGAAATTGCTTTTTTCAGGTTCTCCGATACTAATAACATTCGTTTTTTTAGTTTTCGAAATACTGAAAAACAATTTATTATCATAAGTCAAACTATTGTCTTCAATAGTTACATATCCGTGAAAAGCTTCTTTTGGAATTGTAAAATTGATTTTCTTTTTCTTCGTGTCGAATTTTATAATCGTTTTTGCAATTAATTTATTCTGATTGTACAAAGCCATCGAAACAGGTTTGAAATCTTCTCCATAAGCAGATAAATTAACTGCGATTTCATAGAAATTTTCTAAAGTCTGATTGATATAAACACTGTCAATTGCAATATTATTTTTTTGCTCAGCTTCCGGAATAATAAAATAAGGTTTCTCTTCGCTATCAATGTTTTTTACATCTTTTTCGGACAAACCAATAGCATCTGTAATAATAACGATATCTTTTTTATGTGCTGATTTATGCGCTTTTATCTTCGCCATAATTGACGGAAGTTCAAATGGAGTTGCGCTGTAATTTAGATTTTGCAAAGCACTTTTAGAAGATTTTATATCGGTATTCCAGTAATTTTCAGTGTTTGTTAATAAGGAGAATTGAGTAGTTTCAGGCGTGTTTTCTAATAATTCCTGAACAGCACGTTTTAGTAATTCCCCTTTTTTTCCTTTGGCTTGCATACTAAATGAATTGTCCAGAATAATATACATTTCGTTTGAAGTATTTTTACTGTCTTTGGCTTCAAAAAAAGGTTGGGCAAAAGCCAAAATAATACACGTTAACAATAATAAACGAGTTGCTAATAAAAGTCTTTTTTTGATTTTTGAACTTTTTCGAGTTTGTACAGCAAGTTCTTTTAAGAAGCGTACATTCGTGAAATAAGAGATTTTAAAACGACGTAATTGAAATAAATGTACCAAAATTGGAACAATCAATAAAAACAGAAAGTATAGAATTTCGGGGTGTTTAAAATGCATTCCGGCTTAGATTTACTTCACTACATTTTGTAGATGCTGGTCAAAAATACAAATTTTTCATCAAACCTTACAGGTAATATTAGTTAAACCATATAAGTTATATAAGAGATTTTAAGTTGAGTTTGATTTGCACAAAAGTTAAATGGACTTATATAACTTATATGGTTTAAATTTTTGAGCTCACTAGTTTAAAAAATGTAACTTTTGGGAATTCTTTTGTAATAAATAATGAGTTTGCGAAAGATATTATTGAGTATTTTAGCGTATTCAAAAAACAAATAAAAAATATGAGAAGATTATATATACTGCTTTTTGCGGTTTTTGCTTTCGTAAACTTACAAGCTCAGAACAAATTCAATTTATTGATAGGAACTTATACTAATACTTGCCAAAGTAACGGGATTTACGTTTATGAATTTGATGCGTCAACAGGAGATTTTAAATTAAAGAATTCATCTGAAAATGTCATAAGTCCAAGTTATTTATCAGTTTCTGCAGATAATAAATTTATATATGCGGTAAATGAAAACGGAAAGGAAAGTGCTGTAAGTGCTTTTAAATATGATTCAAAATCAGGAAAAGTTAGTTTTTTAAATAAAAATGATGCTTTAGGCGCAGATCCTTGTCATATAATTAATGACGATAAAAATGTAATTGTTTCTAATTATTCTGGTGGAAGCCTTGTTGTTTTTAAGAAAAAAGCAGACGGTAGTATTACCGAAGTACAACAATTAATTCAGCATGAAGGAAAAGGACCAAATGCTGCGCGTCAGGAAAAAGCACACGTGCATATGGCAGTTTTCTCACCGGATAAAAAGTTTGTTTTGTCTAATGATTTAGGTTTGGATAAAGTATTTGTTTATAAGTACAATCCAAATTCAGCAAATGAAATGTTGACTTTAAAAGAAAGTGTTGACGTAAAACCGGGAAGTGGTCCAAGACACTTAACTTTTAGTAAAGACGGTAAATTTGTTTATTTGATTCAGGAATTAGACGCTACTTTGACGACTTTCAGTTACGATAAATCAGGAAGTTTAAAAAAGATTGCTGAAACAAGTATTTTACCAAAAGGATTTACTGGCGGAACTGGCGCTGCGGCAATTAAAATTTCGCCTGACGGAAACTTTTTATACGTTTCAGATCGTGTAGATGCAAATTCAATTGCGGTTTATAAAATCCGTAAAAACGGTGGTATTGACTTGGTTGAACAAGTTAGCACTTTAGGAAAAGGACCAAGAGATTTTGCTATTGATCCAACAGGAAATTATCTTTTAGTTGGACATCAATACACAAACGATATTATAATATTCAAAAGAGACAAAGCAACAGGAAAAATAACCGATACCGGTAAAAAAATAGAATTGTGTTCTCCGGTTGGGTTGGTTTTTACGAAAATATAGCTTGGAAAAGGTTCTGAGGTACTAAGTTGCTAAGGTTCTAAGTTTAAAATAAAAAAGGCTAAAAAAAAAGCGGAATTAAGTTATTTCTTAATTCCGCCTTTTTTTTAGCCTTAGAATCTCAGTACCTTAGTACCTCAGAACCTAAAAAAAACTATTTATCCTTATCTTTTCTTTTCTTATCTCTCGTTTTCAACATGTTTCGATTGACAGATCCGTGGGTTTTCTTTTTTGTTTTTGAAGGTCCGCCTAAGTTGACTTTCTTATTCTTTTTATCTTTTTCATGAAAAGCACCTTCACCTTTTAGGGTTTGTTTTTTCATTAAAAACTTAATCGGTTGTTTGTCTTTTTCAGGTTCAATTAATTTAGCTGAAATTTCTACTTCTTCCGGAAATTCTGCTATTTCAAGTTCCTGATTCATTAGGACTTCTACTTCTACTTTAAACTCTTCTTCACGAGGCGTGATAAAGCTAATTGCAGTTCCTGTAGCATCTGCACGACCTGTACGACCAATTCTGTGCATGTATAACTCAGGAAATTCAGGAAGTTCGAAGTTAATAACATGAGAGATATTCGAAATATCCAAACCTCTCGCCATAATATCAGTAGTAATCAATCCACGAAGATTTCCTTCCTGGAATTCCGCCATTGTACTTAAACGATAATTCTGAGATTTATTCGAGTGAATTACTCCAAACTGACCTTCGAAATCTTCTTCGATTCTGGTATGAAGCATATCTGAGATCTTTTTATTATTCACAAAAACCAAAACACGTTCCATGCTTTCGTTTGTTTCTAATAAATGTTTTAGCAGATTTACTTTTGTATTAAAGTTTGGAACATTATAAGTAATTTGAGTAATGTTTTCTAACGGAGTTCCTGATGCAGCAAGTGTTACTTCCTCAGGAAAATCAAAAAAGTCATTCAAAACAGCATCAACTTCATCAGTCATTGTTGCAGAGAATAAAATGTTCTGACGTTTGGTTTTCATCATCGCCAAAAGCGCCGTTAATTGTGTACGGAAACCAAGATTCAGCATTTCGTCAAACTCATCGATAACTAATTTTTGAGTTTCATCAAAACGAATTACAGCATCAAGAGCTAAATCCATTGTACGACCTGGCGTTCCAACTAAAATGTCAACACCTTCGTAAACAGCTTTTTTTTGTGTATTAATATTTACTCCACCAAAAATACCAAGCGTTTTAACAGACATGTATTTGGTAAGTTTTTCAACTTCTTCAACAACTTGAACAACTAATTCACGAGTTGGAACCAGAATTACAATTTTAGGCGTATTGGTTGGGGTAAATTTGTATAATTTTAAAAGTGGCAGTAAGTAGGCAAATGTTTTTCCGGTACCGGTTTGTGCAATTCCCATCATATCTCGACCAGACATAATAACTGAAAAAGATTTTTCCTGAATAGGAGTAGGCGTAACAAATCCTAATTCGTCGATTGCTTTTTGTACTGATTTTGGAAGATTGAATTTCTCGAAAGTGCTCATTTGCATTAAATTTTGTGCAAAGATAGCTATAAATAGCTGAAAAATCGATGTTTCTTTGAAATTACGAAGGTTTAGGGTATTCGTATTTCTCAAAAAAGGGCTTTCAAATGCTATAAAAAACGTTTTATTCGCAATAAAAGTTCGTTTGGATTAAACGGTTTTGCAATAAAATCGTCAACACCCAATTCAAAAGCTTCTTCTACAGTATTTTCTTCTTCGCCAAGTGACGAAAGTGCTACAACACGAATGTCTTTGAAATTCTTTTTGATATGACTTATGATTTCCAATCCGGATTTTAACGGAATTGTGATCGTTGTTATTACAAGGTCAGGCATAATTGTCGCCATACGTTCTATGGCGTTAATACCATCTTTTGCAATACTTATTTTGTAGCCTTCTTTTTTAAGAATGAATTTTAGAATTTCAATCGTCATCTCGTCATTCTCAATAATCATGATTTTTTTCTCACTGGTGTTCATTTCTGGCGTTTATTTTTTATACAATTCGACTTCGTCAAGCATAACCATTGGCTTTTTGTTTTTACGTTTTCTCCAAGCAGGTATTTCCGTTTGGTTTTCTATGATCACTTTTATTTTGGCAAAACTACTAAAGTCTTGATTTTTAGTTTCCCATGATTTTGTTGTAATTTCATTGTTTTCTGTTAAAATTTCACCATTCAATTCTTGTAAGAAATTCCATTTTTGATCTTTAAAACCATAGATTTTTATTTTTTTTGGTGTAAAAATCCAATGTCTCTGATCATTCAGAAAATTTAATTTTAAAGTATTAAAGTTTAATTTATTTGTTTCAATTTCAAATTCCGGATTGTTTTCATACCAGCCAATCCAGTTGATATTGAAATCTTTAAAACCTCGATTTCCATCCACTAAACTGTAACTTCCTTTTCCTTTAAACTCATTTGAAGGTTGTGTAATAAAATTTACTTTTAAATCTTCACCTAAGTGAGTTGTGGTGTTTTTACAGATTTCCAGCCATTCTTTGTAATAATTATCAGGAGAAAGTCCTCCTTCGCTCAACTCATAAATTCCCAAAGTATTACATGTTTTGGAGAATTTAAAAACTCTTTCGGTTAGTCCTTCGCGAACTATTTTTTCTCCTTTATTATTTACGATAAACATTCCGTGTTGGTTTTTTCCGTAAAACTTAGATTGCTCAAAAAAGGCAAATTCAAGTGCTAATCTTAACTTTTGAATTCGAAGATTTAGAACCGAATCTGTTTCAACAGCATTTGCAGCTTGTTCTAATAATTTATCGTACTGATCCATTGCTTCAGGCGTTAGAAACGTATTTCGGGCTTGAACCGGACCAGAATAAATATCTAGATTAGTATTACTTTTACTTTGATATTCTGCCAAAAGATTTAGATACTTATTGACAAATGGCGCTGCTTTTCCGTAGAAACCTCTCAAAAAGTCAGCAGTTGTAGCTTCAATATTAATATCAGTATTCCACATTAATTTGGCCAAAAGATATTGTCTTAATTCTGAGAAATCTCCTGGAACATCTGCATAACCCTGAGCAAATATTCCTTTAACTTTATTTTTTTTGAAGAGTTTGTAATTGCTCTGAAAAGGCTCAATATTTGGAAATGGTGACATATAATTTGAAAATTGCACCGTATAATCCCAAAGAAATAAATGCGGAGAAGTTGCGCTCCAGTTTTCAAGTGTTTTTACAAATGTTGGCGAATTTTGAACTGTAATTGCTTTTCCTCTGTTTAGCTCAATCGGACAGAAAATAGTATAAATATTAGATTCTATTTTTAGATTTACAGGCGGTTTAAGCGTGTGAAGATAAGCAAGCGTTGTAATTTTTGTATTAGGAAAATGAGTCGCAATTTTATTCAAAAAATAATATAACGAACCTTGTGGTCCGCCATATTTCTGGTTTATTTT
This genomic window from Flavobacterium sp. 9 contains:
- a CDS encoding DUF4838 domain-containing protein, with product MKKKHHVYLQFLFFFMFTFNMMAQSEIIITEKNKIITTSENTQQASKILKTYLDKAFKKSFEISSESKKDNTSSEIILEISDTEKLSPNEFILKSDSKSIYLIAPNQKYLRYAVYSLLEIWEFRKFTSTETYIPNLSEVTFAKNTKKIEKPSFDYRALFYPDCYDEDFRDWHKLDWQVEDFGIWGHSFNMLVPAKEYFKNNPKLFALYEGERNTESLCMTNDTVVDLVEKKMAKIIAETPNAQFYSVSQNDDVVYCECTECRKINQKYGGPQGSLYYFLNKIATHFPNTKITTLAYLHTLKPPVNLKIESNIYTIFCPIELNRGKAITVQNSPTFVKTLENWSATSPHLFLWDYTVQFSNYMSPFPNIEPFQSNYKLFKKNKVKGIFAQGYADVPGDFSELRQYLLAKLMWNTDINIEATTADFLRGFYGKAAPFVNKYLNLLAEYQSKSNTNLDIYSGPVQARNTFLTPEAMDQYDKLLEQAANAVETDSVLNLRIQKLRLALEFAFFEQSKFYGKNQHGMFIVNNKGEKIVREGLTERVFKFSKTCNTLGIYELSEGGLSPDNYYKEWLEICKNTTTHLGEDLKVNFITQPSNEFKGKGSYSLVDGNRGFKDFNINWIGWYENNPEFEIETNKLNFNTLKLNFLNDQRHWIFTPKKIKIYGFKDQKWNFLQELNGEILTENNEITTKSWETKNQDFSSFAKIKVIIENQTEIPAWRKRKNKKPMVMLDEVELYKK
- a CDS encoding lactonase family protein, whose translation is MRRLYILLFAVFAFVNLQAQNKFNLLIGTYTNTCQSNGIYVYEFDASTGDFKLKNSSENVISPSYLSVSADNKFIYAVNENGKESAVSAFKYDSKSGKVSFLNKNDALGADPCHIINDDKNVIVSNYSGGSLVVFKKKADGSITEVQQLIQHEGKGPNAARQEKAHVHMAVFSPDKKFVLSNDLGLDKVFVYKYNPNSANEMLTLKESVDVKPGSGPRHLTFSKDGKFVYLIQELDATLTTFSYDKSGSLKKIAETSILPKGFTGGTGAAAIKISPDGNFLYVSDRVDANSIAVYKIRKNGGIDLVEQVSTLGKGPRDFAIDPTGNYLLVGHQYTNDIIIFKRDKATGKITDTGKKIELCSPVGLVFTKI
- a CDS encoding response regulator transcription factor, whose translation is MNTSEKKIMIIENDEMTIEILKFILKKEGYKISIAKDGINAIERMATIMPDLVITTITIPLKSGLEIISHIKKNFKDIRVVALSSLGEEENTVEEAFELGVDDFIAKPFNPNELLLRIKRFL
- a CDS encoding BatA domain-containing protein — protein: MHFKHPEILYFLFLLIVPILVHLFQLRRFKISYFTNVRFLKELAVQTRKSSKIKKRLLLATRLLLLTCIILAFAQPFFEAKDSKNTSNEMYIILDNSFSMQAKGKKGELLKRAVQELLENTPETTQFSLLTNTENYWNTDIKSSKSALQNLNYSATPFELPSIMAKIKAHKSAHKKDIVIITDAIGLSEKDVKNIDSEEKPYFIIPEAEQKNNIAIDSVYINQTLENFYEIAVNLSAYGEDFKPVSMALYNQNKLIAKTIIKFDTKKKKINFTIPKEAFHGYVTIEDNSLTYDNKLFFSISKTKKTNVISIGEPEKSNFLSRIYTSAEFNYNNYSISNLDYNSLDKQNTIILNELVEIPQALQTTLKAFVNKGGNLVVIPSEKSSISNLNSFLGNFGKFQFGSLENKSKLITKINFDHPLFSGVFENKITNFQYPKTSNSFVISSPYPAVLSYEDQSVFVTAIQNPVSGITVFSAPINTTNSNFQQSPLIVPLFYKMGQNNQKTGVNALTIGNNQPYFVDVLLTKDAILEVKGNEDSFIPIQQILNNKVKLTFNDFPETAGNYSIFDKKEWVENLSFNYKRSESDLSQINTNVVSDFKTADTISTIFNTLQTERTDSQIWKWFIIFALLFLALEMAIIKFVK
- a CDS encoding DEAD/DEAH box helicase, giving the protein MSTFEKFNLPKSVQKAIDELGFVTPTPIQEKSFSVIMSGRDMMGIAQTGTGKTFAYLLPLLKLYKFTPTNTPKIVILVPTRELVVQVVEEVEKLTKYMSVKTLGIFGGVNINTQKKAVYEGVDILVGTPGRTMDLALDAVIRFDETQKLVIDEFDEMLNLGFRTQLTALLAMMKTKRQNILFSATMTDEVDAVLNDFFDFPEEVTLAASGTPLENITQITYNVPNFNTKVNLLKHLLETNESMERVLVFVNNKKISDMLHTRIEEDFEGQFGVIHSNKSQNYRLSTMAEFQEGNLRGLITTDIMARGLDISNISHVINFELPEFPELYMHRIGRTGRADATGTAISFITPREEEFKVEVEVLMNQELEIAEFPEEVEISAKLIEPEKDKQPIKFLMKKQTLKGEGAFHEKDKKNKKVNLGGPSKTKKKTHGSVNRNMLKTRDKKRKDKDK
- a CDS encoding dihydroorotase family protein; protein product: MKIIIRSAKIIDSKSPFHNQTVDLLIADGLIEKIGTSLPENKEATEVKFDNLHLSQGWFDSSVSLGEPGYEDRETIANGLNVAAKSGFTAIALQPNSFPIIDNQSQVNFVKNKANGFATELFPIGALTKASEGKDMAELFDMKKAGAIAFGDYNKSIDNANLLKIALQYVQDFDGLVITYAQDANLKGNGVANEGIVSTKLGLKGIPTLAEELQVARNLFLLEYTGGKLHIPTISTAKSVELIKEAKAKGLNVTTSVSVHHLVLTDEKLEGFDTRFKVTPPLRTESDRQALLKAVTDGTIDMITSDHNPIDIEFKKMEFDTAKNGTIGLESAFGALLTVLPLETIIEKLTLGKAVFGIENNSIAEGSKANFTFFTPEGKSTFTKENILSKSKNSAFLGTEIKGSVYGILNQNQLVISK